One window from the genome of Synechococcus sp. PROS-7-1 encodes:
- the cobS gene encoding adenosylcobinamide-GDP ribazoletransferase, with amino-acid sequence MASLFWLRDLAGAWIFYSVLPAWPWPSPRFERIARFAPWIGLVIGGLQALLWLVLSAMNWSAESCALMVIALGAWLTGGLHVDGLMDTADGLAAGQERCLEAMDDSRVGASGVLALLLVVLLQAGALIRLGTWGPIALVMAAVIGRMAPLAAMARFPYLRQGGTAAFHRRHWRGTQDWVPAITLIVLLLWGAALWGGGLLQSLALVSVVGLGAAWLVVECLGKRLGGHTGDTYGACLVWGETVTLLSAALLFPALWGAG; translated from the coding sequence ATCGCTTCTCTGTTTTGGCTTCGGGATCTTGCCGGTGCCTGGATTTTCTATTCCGTTCTGCCCGCCTGGCCCTGGCCTTCACCACGGTTTGAGCGCATTGCTCGCTTTGCTCCCTGGATCGGTCTGGTGATCGGTGGCCTTCAGGCGTTGCTCTGGCTCGTGCTGAGTGCCATGAACTGGTCGGCTGAGAGCTGTGCCTTGATGGTCATCGCCCTGGGAGCCTGGCTTACGGGTGGATTGCATGTCGACGGCCTGATGGATACGGCCGACGGTCTGGCTGCAGGGCAAGAGCGATGCCTTGAAGCCATGGACGACAGTCGTGTTGGAGCTAGCGGTGTTCTGGCTCTCTTGCTTGTTGTGCTTCTGCAAGCGGGGGCCTTGATCAGGCTGGGGACATGGGGCCCGATTGCGCTGGTGATGGCTGCTGTGATCGGCCGGATGGCGCCTCTCGCTGCCATGGCACGGTTTCCTTACCTTCGCCAAGGCGGGACGGCGGCCTTTCATCGCCGGCACTGGCGTGGGACCCAGGACTGGGTGCCGGCCATCACCCTGATCGTGCTGCTCCTGTGGGGTGCGGCCTTGTGGGGGGGCGGTCTCCTTCAGTCCTTGGCTTTGGTCTCGGTGGTGGGTCTGGGAGCGGCTTGGCTGGTCGTGGAGTGTCTCGGGAAACGCCTGGGTGGTCACACCGGTGACACCTACGGAGCTTGTCTGGTGTGGGGAGAGACCGTCACTCTGCTGAGCGCAGCGCTGCTCTTTCCTGCGTTGTGGGGGGCAGGCTGA
- a CDS encoding sensor histidine kinase KdpD: protein MHLSDRFLALAQQHLNALTTDGAADRLALYLTERQEGATPSLTLVAQSPQEVALPDSIAQDPSLRSAAPERRWYPLRYRSLLLGVLRAEQSEDGGQAAAHNRRLQTCAETLACIRGLELEQNRLNGQLDAQRQQLSVMVHQLRNPLTALRTYAQLLLRRLGPDDQQRPLVENLIREQVELDRYVTSLDRIGREELRLEPENATPLLLPPVPADAPDLTIADLLSPLVERAAATAALQGRLWREPERWPSWTQKQRPAADAVTAEIVANLLENAFRYSPNGCDLGLHLLDHGVCVWDAGPPIPENERERIFLKGVRGSTSGERTGSGLGLALAQTLARQRGGQLELLRSPADLDPCLPNQGNAFLLSLPPTTQERAALRSAE, encoded by the coding sequence ATGCATCTTTCCGATCGGTTTCTGGCTCTGGCGCAGCAACATCTCAACGCCCTGACCACCGACGGAGCCGCCGATCGCCTGGCCCTCTACCTCACGGAGCGGCAGGAAGGAGCTACACCGAGCCTCACCCTCGTCGCCCAGTCCCCCCAGGAAGTCGCCCTTCCTGACTCAATCGCCCAGGATCCAAGCCTACGCAGCGCTGCTCCGGAACGACGCTGGTACCCCCTGCGCTATCGCTCCTTGCTCCTTGGGGTGCTGCGAGCTGAACAGAGTGAGGACGGAGGGCAAGCCGCTGCCCACAACCGCCGCCTGCAAACCTGCGCCGAAACCCTCGCCTGCATTCGCGGACTGGAACTTGAGCAAAACCGGCTGAATGGCCAGCTGGATGCCCAGCGTCAGCAGTTGTCGGTGATGGTGCACCAACTCCGTAATCCGCTGACAGCCCTGAGAACCTACGCCCAGCTGCTGCTCCGGCGCCTCGGTCCCGATGACCAGCAGCGGCCACTGGTGGAGAACCTGATCCGGGAACAGGTTGAGCTCGATCGTTATGTGACCTCTCTCGACAGGATCGGCAGGGAGGAGCTGCGGCTTGAGCCGGAGAACGCCACCCCACTGCTGCTGCCACCGGTGCCTGCTGACGCACCCGATCTCACGATCGCCGACCTGTTGAGCCCTCTCGTGGAACGCGCCGCTGCAACGGCCGCGCTGCAGGGACGGCTGTGGCGAGAACCGGAGCGATGGCCGAGCTGGACGCAGAAACAACGCCCGGCCGCCGATGCTGTAACCGCTGAGATCGTGGCCAACCTGCTGGAAAACGCCTTTCGTTACAGCCCCAATGGCTGTGACCTGGGCCTGCACTTGCTTGACCATGGGGTGTGCGTTTGGGATGCAGGCCCGCCCATTCCCGAGAACGAGCGAGAACGGATTTTTCTGAAAGGGGTCCGCGGGAGCACCAGCGGCGAGCGAACAGGATCAGGCCTCGGTCTCGCCCTGGCACAGACGCTTGCCCGGCAACGAGGAGGACAGCTCGAGCTCCTGCGATCACCGGCAGACCTGGATCCCTGTCTGCCAAATCAGGGCAATGCCTTCCTGCTCAGCCTGCCCCCCACAACGCAGGAAAGAGCAGCGCTGCGCTCAGCAGAGTGA
- a CDS encoding DUF3155 domain-containing protein codes for MSKKRKRISRRRLAGQRVLAHVPTFHLETGEHKPVTAARRFIAEGGLVPPALLNVRRNEHTTDRFFWGEKGLFSAQYAEENHFLFPSLRLIVDNVGEEVIFEGLELASDDWEEMEEYEYAFV; via the coding sequence ATGTCTAAGAAGCGCAAGCGGATCAGCCGCCGACGTCTTGCCGGTCAACGGGTTCTTGCCCATGTGCCGACGTTCCATCTCGAAACCGGTGAGCACAAACCCGTCACTGCAGCCCGCCGCTTTATCGCTGAAGGCGGACTGGTGCCTCCTGCCCTTCTGAACGTGCGGCGCAACGAGCACACCACAGATCGTTTCTTCTGGGGAGAAAAGGGTCTGTTCAGCGCGCAATACGCCGAAGAAAACCATTTTCTGTTCCCCTCCTTGCGCTTGATTGTCGACAATGTCGGCGAAGAGGTGATCTTCGAAGGCCTCGAGCTTGCCTCCGACGACTGGGAGGAGATGGAGGAATACGAATACGCGTTCGTTTGA
- a CDS encoding alpha/beta hydrolase, with translation MNDLLIHCGEEQPRTRLVLLHGWGADASDLMPMGESLGTRSGLAMECLALEAPLPHPAGVGREWYGLFPPQWADVPQAVNQLKERIEAIDQRQIPLSSTVLLGFSQGGAMALDVGCQLPLAGIIGCSAYPHPDWQPKTERPPVLLIHGRSDEVVPVEAQTKLAEQLGGESETCRLITFSGGHTIPDTTQSRMVQALQSWLKPIRQDP, from the coding sequence ATGAACGACCTCCTGATCCACTGCGGCGAGGAACAACCTCGGACACGCCTGGTGCTTCTTCACGGCTGGGGGGCCGATGCCAGCGATCTGATGCCCATGGGCGAATCCCTCGGCACTCGCTCTGGATTGGCGATGGAGTGCCTGGCCTTGGAGGCACCATTGCCTCACCCGGCAGGCGTTGGGCGTGAGTGGTACGGGTTATTTCCGCCTCAGTGGGCCGATGTTCCCCAAGCGGTGAACCAGCTCAAAGAGCGCATCGAGGCAATCGATCAGCGGCAGATTCCGCTTTCAAGCACGGTGTTATTGGGTTTTTCCCAGGGAGGCGCCATGGCCCTCGACGTGGGCTGCCAACTCCCTTTGGCGGGAATCATCGGCTGCAGCGCCTATCCCCATCCCGATTGGCAACCAAAAACCGAGCGACCTCCGGTCTTGCTCATTCACGGCCGCAGTGATGAGGTTGTTCCCGTCGAAGCGCAAACAAAATTGGCCGAACAACTGGGCGGTGAGAGTGAGACATGCCGTCTGATCACCTTCTCAGGAGGGCACACCATTCCTGATACCACGCAATCTCGGATGGTTCAGGCCCTGCAGTCCTGGCTGAAGCCAATCAGACAGGACCCTTAG
- the purH gene encoding bifunctional phosphoribosylaminoimidazolecarboxamide formyltransferase/IMP cyclohydrolase, with product MAPTALLSVSDKSGLVPLAQTLHERHGYQLLSSGGTAKVLQEAGLPVTPVAEHTGAPEILGGRVKTLHPRIHGGILARRGDPEHEADLQAQQITPIDVVVVNLYPFRETVADPAVSWERAIENIDIGGPTMVRSAAKNHEYVAVLTDPDQYDRFLQDLSESGGTVSSALRRRLALEAFAHTAAYDAAITRWMQTRPELQPVDDPSASPLPWLEALPLRQRLRYGENPHQGAAWYSTPKAGWGGAIQLQGKELSTNNLLDLEAALATVREFGYGQSGSHPAQRPAAVVVKHTNPCGVAVGDGEAAALTRALDGDRVSAFGGIVAVNGRVDAPAARELTSLFLECVVAPEYAPEAREILASKGNLRVLELPPTAIDAAGHDHVRSILGGLLVQDLDDHPVAMDAWTVATERAPSQAERDDLCFAWQLVRHVRSNAIVVARDGQSLGIGAGQMNRVGSARIALEASGDRARGAVLASDGFFPFDDTVRLAAQHGITAVIHPGGSKRDEDSIKACDELGLAMLLTGRRHFLH from the coding sequence ATGGCCCCCACAGCGCTGCTGAGTGTGTCTGACAAGAGTGGTCTGGTGCCACTGGCCCAGACCCTGCACGAGCGTCACGGGTATCAGCTTCTTTCCAGTGGCGGTACCGCCAAGGTGCTGCAGGAGGCCGGGCTACCGGTCACGCCTGTGGCCGAGCACACCGGTGCCCCGGAGATCCTGGGTGGTCGGGTGAAGACACTCCATCCCCGCATCCATGGCGGAATCCTGGCCCGCCGCGGTGATCCAGAGCATGAAGCAGATCTGCAGGCTCAGCAGATCACGCCGATTGATGTGGTGGTGGTCAACCTGTATCCCTTCCGTGAGACCGTTGCCGATCCCGCTGTGAGCTGGGAGCGGGCGATTGAGAACATCGACATCGGCGGCCCCACGATGGTGCGCTCTGCAGCCAAGAACCATGAATACGTGGCTGTACTGACCGACCCCGACCAATACGACCGCTTCCTCCAGGACCTGTCTGAATCGGGAGGGACCGTGAGTTCTGCGCTGCGGCGGCGGCTCGCCCTGGAGGCCTTTGCTCACACAGCGGCTTACGACGCTGCGATCACGCGCTGGATGCAGACCCGGCCTGAGTTGCAGCCTGTCGATGATCCATCAGCCTCTCCACTCCCTTGGCTGGAAGCCCTGCCCCTGCGACAGCGGCTGCGTTACGGCGAGAACCCTCACCAAGGTGCGGCTTGGTACAGCACACCCAAGGCTGGTTGGGGAGGCGCCATTCAGTTGCAGGGGAAGGAGCTGAGCACCAACAATCTCCTCGATCTCGAAGCAGCTCTCGCCACGGTGCGGGAGTTCGGCTACGGCCAGAGTGGCAGCCATCCCGCTCAGCGGCCGGCGGCTGTTGTGGTGAAACACACCAATCCCTGCGGTGTGGCGGTTGGCGATGGAGAAGCGGCCGCTCTTACTCGAGCCCTGGACGGCGATCGTGTCAGCGCCTTCGGGGGCATTGTGGCGGTGAATGGCCGCGTGGATGCTCCTGCTGCCCGTGAACTCACCAGCTTGTTCCTGGAGTGCGTGGTGGCGCCGGAGTATGCGCCCGAGGCCCGGGAGATTCTCGCGTCGAAAGGCAATCTCAGGGTTTTGGAGCTCCCGCCCACGGCTATAGATGCGGCCGGGCATGACCATGTGCGCAGCATCCTGGGTGGTCTGCTGGTTCAGGATCTCGATGACCATCCGGTTGCCATGGACGCGTGGACCGTGGCCACCGAGCGCGCTCCCAGTCAGGCTGAGCGCGATGACCTTTGCTTCGCCTGGCAGTTGGTCCGTCATGTCCGCTCCAATGCCATCGTTGTGGCCAGAGACGGTCAGAGCCTCGGAATTGGTGCGGGGCAGATGAACCGGGTTGGGTCAGCTCGGATTGCCCTCGAGGCGTCAGGGGATCGAGCTCGTGGTGCCGTTCTCGCCAGTGATGGCTTCTTCCCATTCGATGACACGGTGCGATTGGCGGCGCAGCACGGCATCACGGCTGTGATACATCCGGGAGGCAGCAAACGTGACGAGGATTCCATCAAGGCGTGTGATGAACTCGGGCTGGCGATGCTGCTCACGGGGCGGCGGCACTTCCTGCATTGA
- a CDS encoding DUF4079 domain-containing protein, translating into MTLAALPFALSFVHPLMMWVLLLASAYAMYLGIKAKKTRTGTPEQRKALIPGKFAQRHFRWGGLLLGLIVLGSIGGMAVTYLNNDKLFVGPHLLAGLAMTAMVAVAASLSPFMQQGNVIARKAHVGLNMGMMTLFLWQAVSGMEIVNKIWSSR; encoded by the coding sequence ATGACGCTTGCCGCGCTGCCTTTCGCCCTGAGTTTCGTTCACCCACTGATGATGTGGGTGCTGCTCTTGGCGTCTGCCTATGCGATGTATCTGGGGATTAAAGCCAAGAAGACCCGCACGGGAACGCCTGAACAGCGCAAAGCTTTGATTCCTGGAAAGTTCGCCCAGCGTCATTTCCGTTGGGGTGGGCTGCTGCTTGGACTGATCGTTCTCGGCAGCATTGGTGGCATGGCGGTCACCTACCTGAACAACGACAAGTTGTTCGTGGGTCCTCACCTCCTTGCCGGACTGGCCATGACGGCCATGGTTGCGGTGGCGGCGTCCCTGTCACCCTTCATGCAGCAAGGCAATGTGATCGCCCGCAAGGCCCATGTCGGTCTCAATATGGGGATGATGACTCTTTTCCTCTGGCAGGCGGTCAGCGGAATGGAAATCGTCAACAAGATCTGGTCGAGTCGCTGA
- a CDS encoding DUF1997 domain-containing protein: MLLLSRPPADSLRTFHGQDPQVRCYRSHFSDCMEMRASSAVVASYLDRHDEWFRRCAAPMEVQALDSQAYVLTLGRFGNFGFEVEPTIALRLLPGHEGSYAIETVTLPAADPALAALYDVDFQAGLTLIDDVEQGRPATCVRWELDLTIWISLPKVITMLPDGLVQSSGDRLLRQIVRQISRRLTWKVQEDFHGSHGLVCPPRRRATF; encoded by the coding sequence GTGTTGCTCTTGTCGAGACCACCAGCCGATTCCCTTCGCACCTTCCATGGCCAGGATCCACAGGTGCGCTGTTATCGCAGCCACTTCAGTGACTGCATGGAGATGCGCGCCAGTTCAGCTGTGGTGGCCAGCTATCTCGATCGACATGACGAATGGTTCCGCCGTTGCGCCGCACCGATGGAGGTGCAGGCTCTTGATTCGCAGGCTTATGTCCTGACCCTTGGGCGATTCGGAAATTTTGGCTTCGAGGTGGAGCCCACAATCGCCTTGCGCCTGCTGCCTGGACATGAGGGCAGCTACGCCATTGAAACGGTGACGCTGCCAGCAGCAGATCCAGCATTGGCCGCGCTCTATGACGTTGATTTTCAGGCTGGCCTCACCCTGATCGACGACGTTGAGCAGGGTCGACCTGCGACCTGTGTGCGCTGGGAGCTGGATCTCACCATCTGGATCTCACTTCCCAAGGTGATCACCATGCTCCCCGATGGCCTGGTGCAATCCAGCGGCGATCGACTGCTGCGTCAGATCGTGAGGCAAATCTCACGGAGGCTCACCTGGAAGGTGCAAGAAGACTTCCATGGAAGCCATGGGCTTGTATGCCCGCCGCGACGACGGGCCACCTTCTAA
- a CDS encoding 4-hydroxy-3-methylbut-2-enyl diphosphate reductase: protein MDTHAFKRSLHHSDRYNRRGFGRAEEVAGSLEQAYQSSLIGSIRDNGYRLNHGRLQVRLAKDFGFCWGVERAVAMAYETRKHYPSERLWITNEIIHNPSVNDHLREMNVQFIPVEQGVKDFSGVTSGDVVILPAFGATVQEMQLLNERGCHIVDTTCPWVSKVWNTVEKHKKQTFTSIIHGKVKHEETLATSSFAGTYLVVLDLEEAQIVADYILGKGDRSSFMARFSKACSPGFDPDQDLEKLGVANQTTMLKRETEEIGRLFERTMLSKFGPTQLNEHFLAFNTICDATQERQDAMFSLVDEPLDLMVVIGGYNSSNTTHLQEIAINRGIRSFHIDTPERISADNSIEHKPLGQELIREQNFLPGGTVTVGITSGASTPDRVVEHVIQQLISLSETN from the coding sequence ATGGATACCCACGCCTTCAAGCGCTCCCTGCACCATTCCGACCGCTACAACCGCCGAGGGTTCGGACGTGCAGAAGAAGTGGCCGGAAGCCTGGAGCAGGCCTACCAGAGCAGCCTGATTGGATCCATTCGTGACAACGGGTACCGCCTGAACCACGGTCGGCTTCAAGTGCGCCTCGCCAAGGACTTCGGCTTCTGCTGGGGCGTGGAGCGCGCGGTCGCCATGGCCTATGAGACTCGAAAGCACTACCCCAGTGAACGCTTGTGGATCACCAATGAGATCATTCACAACCCTTCCGTGAATGACCACCTCCGGGAGATGAACGTTCAATTCATCCCGGTTGAGCAAGGTGTGAAGGACTTCTCCGGTGTCACCTCGGGAGATGTGGTGATCCTTCCCGCATTTGGCGCAACGGTTCAGGAGATGCAGCTGCTCAATGAACGGGGATGCCACATCGTTGACACCACTTGCCCCTGGGTCTCCAAGGTTTGGAACACCGTGGAGAAGCACAAGAAGCAGACATTCACCTCAATCATTCACGGCAAGGTGAAGCATGAGGAGACCCTGGCCACCAGCTCCTTCGCTGGAACCTACCTTGTGGTTCTTGACCTTGAAGAAGCGCAGATCGTCGCGGATTACATCCTCGGCAAAGGAGACCGGAGCAGCTTCATGGCTCGCTTTTCCAAAGCATGTTCCCCGGGCTTCGATCCGGATCAGGATCTTGAAAAACTCGGCGTTGCCAATCAGACCACCATGCTCAAACGGGAAACCGAAGAGATCGGTCGCCTGTTTGAACGCACCATGCTCAGCAAATTCGGCCCAACGCAACTCAATGAGCATTTCCTGGCGTTCAACACCATTTGCGATGCCACCCAGGAACGCCAAGACGCAATGTTTTCCCTTGTGGATGAACCCCTCGACCTGATGGTGGTGATCGGCGGCTACAACTCCTCCAACACCACGCACCTTCAGGAAATCGCCATCAACCGCGGCATCCGCTCCTTCCACATCGACACACCAGAGCGCATCAGTGCCGACAACAGCATCGAACACAAGCCTCTGGGCCAAGAGCTCATCCGCGAACAGAATTTCCTGCCGGGAGGGACCGTCACGGTGGGCATCACATCCGGCGCCTCGACCCCGGATCGTGTTGTGGAACACGTCATCCAGCAATTAATCAGTCTCAGCGAGACAAACTAA
- a CDS encoding ammonium transporter: protein MTTALNSPPRRRKAILQEASLLDGPMLLLKSIRGFRTHRSLTWLACVPVALMGLGLFNLTAHAAELPDLNAAFLANNLWLLVATILVIFMNAGFAMVEAGMCRQKNAVNILAKNLFVFALAVTAYWFIGFSLMYGSAFWDGILYYGKGGALGLFFDPTVTPEMVTDGSLVPSVDFLFQAAFAGTAATIVSGLVAERVKFGEFVIFALVLTAFIYPISGSWQWNGDGWLAKLGFIDFAGSSIVHSVGAWAGLVGAMLLGPRIGKYVNGRTQAIPGHNMAIATLGALILWIGWYGFNPGSVLAMDQTVAFVAVTTTLAAAGGAIGATVVSTITSGKPDLTMIINGILAGLVSITAGCGNMTMVGSWVAGLIGGIIVVFSVAALDNAGIDDPVGAFSVHGVCGVWGTLVVGLWGVDGATGIGLFNGGGISQLGIQAVGCAAYAIWTIVTCWIAWSIIGALFGGLRVSEEEETMGLDIGEHGMEAYPDFASSGN, encoded by the coding sequence ATGACAACTGCTTTGAACTCTCCACCAAGGAGGCGAAAAGCCATCCTCCAGGAGGCAAGCCTGCTTGATGGGCCAATGCTCCTTCTGAAAAGCATCCGCGGTTTTAGAACACACCGCTCGCTGACCTGGCTTGCTTGCGTCCCCGTAGCCCTCATGGGCTTGGGCCTCTTCAACCTAACGGCTCACGCTGCTGAACTCCCCGATCTGAACGCAGCGTTTCTCGCCAACAACCTCTGGTTGCTGGTGGCAACCATTCTGGTGATCTTCATGAACGCCGGCTTCGCCATGGTGGAAGCCGGGATGTGTCGCCAGAAGAACGCAGTCAACATCCTCGCCAAGAACCTTTTCGTGTTCGCTCTGGCGGTGACTGCCTACTGGTTCATCGGCTTCTCGCTGATGTATGGCAGCGCCTTCTGGGACGGCATCCTTTATTACGGCAAAGGTGGCGCTTTGGGACTGTTCTTTGATCCCACGGTGACTCCTGAGATGGTCACGGATGGCAGCCTCGTTCCTTCCGTTGATTTCCTTTTCCAGGCTGCTTTCGCAGGAACAGCCGCAACCATCGTTTCCGGACTTGTTGCTGAGCGCGTCAAGTTCGGTGAGTTTGTGATTTTCGCGCTGGTCCTCACCGCCTTTATCTATCCGATTTCCGGCTCCTGGCAGTGGAACGGCGATGGCTGGTTGGCGAAACTTGGTTTCATCGATTTCGCTGGTTCCTCAATCGTTCACTCCGTGGGCGCCTGGGCTGGACTGGTTGGCGCCATGCTGCTCGGACCCCGTATTGGCAAATACGTGAATGGCCGCACCCAAGCCATTCCTGGCCACAACATGGCCATCGCCACACTCGGCGCTTTGATCCTCTGGATCGGCTGGTACGGCTTCAACCCCGGCTCTGTGCTGGCCATGGACCAAACGGTTGCTTTCGTGGCCGTGACGACCACCCTGGCCGCAGCTGGTGGCGCCATTGGCGCAACGGTGGTGTCCACCATCACCTCTGGCAAGCCCGATCTCACCATGATCATTAACGGCATCCTGGCCGGCTTGGTGAGCATCACCGCAGGTTGCGGAAACATGACCATGGTCGGTTCCTGGGTGGCTGGCCTGATCGGCGGCATCATCGTGGTGTTCTCGGTCGCAGCTCTCGACAACGCAGGCATCGATGATCCTGTCGGCGCTTTCTCCGTCCACGGCGTGTGCGGCGTCTGGGGCACCCTGGTCGTTGGCTTGTGGGGCGTTGACGGTGCCACCGGCATCGGCCTTTTCAACGGCGGTGGCATCTCCCAGCTGGGCATCCAAGCTGTTGGCTGCGCGGCTTATGCCATCTGGACAATCGTGACGTGCTGGATCGCCTGGAGCATCATCGGTGCTCTGTTCGGAGGCCTCCGTGTCTCCGAAGAAGAAGAGACCATGGGTCTTGATATCGGGGAGCACGGCATGGAGGCCTATCCCGATTTCGCTTCTTCTGGGAACTGA
- the sfsA gene encoding DNA/RNA nuclease SfsA produces the protein MTGTPLLSFEPLTEGILIKRYKRFLADIELEDGSCVTAHCANTGPMTGVLIPGQRVRLRHAPSPTRKLAWTWEQAEVPGADGNPCWVGINTALPNRLIRAAIEAGLMKEIVGPISEIKAEVVYGENKRSRIDLLLTPSADAADPRQIYVEIKNTTWCEGSLALFPDTVTERGQKHLRELMSVLPNARALLVPCLSRDDLSAFAPGDSADPHYGELFRQALLEGVEVFPSAFRFEQDKVLWRGKRAVQERQSPVW, from the coding sequence ATGACCGGCACCCCTCTCCTCTCATTTGAACCGCTCACGGAGGGGATTTTGATCAAGCGCTACAAGCGCTTTCTGGCAGACATCGAGCTGGAGGACGGATCGTGCGTGACCGCCCACTGCGCCAACACCGGACCGATGACCGGCGTGTTGATTCCTGGCCAGCGGGTGCGCCTGCGCCATGCCCCTTCCCCAACCCGCAAGCTGGCCTGGACCTGGGAACAGGCCGAAGTACCCGGCGCTGATGGGAATCCCTGTTGGGTTGGGATCAACACCGCTTTACCCAACCGGCTGATCAGGGCAGCGATTGAAGCAGGCCTCATGAAGGAGATCGTCGGTCCGATCAGCGAGATCAAAGCCGAAGTTGTCTACGGCGAGAACAAACGCAGTCGGATCGATCTCTTGCTTACGCCATCGGCCGATGCCGCGGATCCAAGACAAATCTATGTAGAAATTAAAAACACAACGTGGTGCGAAGGATCACTGGCTCTCTTCCCCGACACCGTCACCGAACGCGGCCAGAAACATCTCCGGGAACTCATGAGCGTGCTGCCCAACGCCAGAGCCCTTCTTGTGCCTTGCCTAAGCCGCGATGACCTCAGCGCATTCGCACCGGGAGACAGCGCGGATCCCCACTATGGAGAACTCTTCCGACAAGCACTGTTGGAAGGAGTGGAAGTCTTCCCCAGCGCATTCCGCTTCGAGCAAGACAAAGTTCTCTGGCGAGGCAAGCGCGCCGTCCAGGAAAGGCAATCGCCGGTTTGGTAA